In Penaeus monodon isolate SGIC_2016 chromosome 41, NSTDA_Pmon_1, whole genome shotgun sequence, a single genomic region encodes these proteins:
- the LOC119598665 gene encoding uncharacterized protein LOC119598665 produces the protein MDQDTPVSLASPSEGKPAIESPQQENKDSLNNCGSSTTSNNGQDLFSTDTATSKISIINTGVNGCSAAVTSLSPVLLPSNSFLSWKDTHGIARKVKVIRIEQQSNASCTLPTAKVICTPTNLPQDLGSTSSTTIMTPLATSGSSVRTSIVTEGKSLMEEDGEQIASPLEQEMELSGEDQDNSSTKTVSVLGESHDLGNVSANVSATPTTTCTTKEGANEMDIHSSTVECEVSFSGEGETDHNIQPERKSKKIVMKKTKNSHLSKTLTFGRMRHERQVHPCHLCGSLLFRGTPVHSVDLHQPLPLSSLLPSILLASLGMSCPLPRSNGVKLCQRCYDLLMEGDATYKKLQVVTERMREAWPGYILESKSLDNTLKGGVIATVPVSDELVCPTTPPSLTTSRKYVPILPKAEQVPEESLETSKRTRSKTLKSGIKKKPQPGEGNSHKLCICGLCGMDFYGEQDWCLHMAAVHHVQPRWLWYNLQATLKMQIGKELERPDPLPQQDYTDGRKIRKCHACGKTFSERHELVQHLREFHNMVIDDEFLASISGETTEQPQEPQPVAAVEIKTEVMWDQHDMDSQIWQPENDHTWQQDDHMKQAENSEAWQTGNDHTWQADEQISNTCSYEDARARLLAEEEITLSKGNTRERPAEEATTSTVQNRLEDPRPSRGARWWCRACGQAFNSLGALHRHKQQNHPGMLRVASRTPKVESLKETTGDAGLACEEEECQSSLKCIVCGLNVEGKKNLKKHMEAEHEGSVVILEGDGCGGIINHRLNLTAAPEGDGDSEERQQVVSQNLGQGKSKSKMSCRACGAAFSNLVTLAKHQHEHHKEMVDEGGGPVGSVGIMMLECEVCERRMHGLSALRLHMTKVHHWPHKTGRQHRCKLCLYQCRTRRQLENHMRIKHGMDIMPHVECKLCGKSYTAGYLNRHVANMHENKKGFACEFCGMKFNDNSSLKSHIYFEHANNRWKCEPCKLAFQKYHQLRQHNYYVHSTKVHTCNFCGKTYKRKSDHTEHIKRKHMEKVPTQCPKCPNSYLDRKKLRTHLMRKHGVPWEDTISRRFARIQQESNCLRARPGVIHPDSSSVISKNSKNLRILTQENPEAQQQGDAADPSDGIHHYSHEEDGEGGRGGGGGGEERAGVEVVEAVGSSHVEALAEEAGYNIVEVTEAPGDLHAMGDISYIILQAGEH, from the exons ATGGATCAAGATACACCCGTGTCCCTAGCCAGTCCTTCAGAGGGTAAACCAGCCATTGAGTCTCCTCAACAGGAGAACAAAGACAGCCTTAATAACTGTGGGTCCAGTACTACAAGCAATAATGGACAAGACTTGTTTAGCACAGATACAGCCACCTCCAAAATTTCCATCATTAATACAGGTGTGAATGGTTGTTCAGCTGCTGTTACTTCCCTCTCTCCAGTACTACTGCCCTCTAACTCTTTTTTATCATGGAAGGATACACATGGCATTGCCAGGAAGGTGAAAGTCATCAGGATAGAGCAGCAGAGCAATGCATCCTGCACTTTACCCACAGCCAAAGTAATCTGCACACCCACAAATTTGCCACAGGATCTTGGTTCAACCTCCAGTACCACCATCATGACTCCTTTAGCCACATCTGGGAGCAGTGTGAGGACTTCCATTGTTACGGAGGGAAAGTCATTGATGGAGGAAGACGGAGAACAAATTGCCAGTCCTCTAGAACAAGAGATGGAATTGTCAGGTGAGGACCAGGACAACTCGAGTACAAAGACTGTTTCCGTCTTGGGTGAATCCCACGACTTGGGTAATGTCAGTGCAAATGTGTCAGCCACCCCCACTACTACTTGCACCACCAAAGAAGGGGCTAATGAGATGGACATCCACTCATCCACTGTTGAATGTGAAGTATCATTTAGTGGAGAGGGGGAAACTGACCATAACATTCAACCAGaaaggaaatcaaagaaaattGTTATGAAAAAGACTAAAAACAGTCATCTTAGCAAGACTCTTACGTTTGGCCGTATGAGACATGAGAGGCAGGTGCATCCATGTCATCTGTGTGGGAGCTTATTGTTCAGAGGGACTCCTGTGCACAGTGTGGACCTGCACCagcccctgcctctctcttctttactcccgTCCATTCTCTTAGCCTCACTTGGGATGTCATGCCCTCTCCCTCGTAGCAATGGGGTCAAACTATGCCAGAGATGCTATGACTTACTAATGGAAGGAGATGCCACTTATAAGAAGTTGCAGGTTGTAACAGAGCGTATGAGAGAAGCTTGGCCAGGCTACATTCTGGAATCTAAATCACTGGACAACACTCTTAAAGGTGGTGTGATAGCAACAGTGCCTGTGAGTGATGAGCTAGTATGCCCTACTACACCCCCAAGTCTAACAACTTCTAGGAAGTATGTTCCTATCCTTCCTAAGGCAGAGCAGGTCCCAGAAGAGTCATTGGAAACATCTAAAAGAACAAGAAGTAAGACACTGAAAAGTGGCATAAAGAAGAAGCCACAACCTGGGGAAGGAAATAGCCACAAATTGTGTATCTGTGGACTTTGTGGGATGGACTTCTATGGCGAGCAAGACTGGTGCCTGCACATGGCAGCAGTTCACCATGTGCAGCCTCGTTGGCTCTGGTACAATCTCCAAGCCACACTGAAGATGCAAATTGGGAAAGAGCTGGAGCGACCAGACCCATTACCCCAACAGGACTACACAGATGGCAGGAAGATCCGAAAATGCCATGCATGTGGAAAGACCTTTTCAGAACGCCATGAATTAGTGCAGCACCTACGGGAATTCCATAatatggtgattgatgatgaattCCTGGCCTCAATATCTGGAGAAACAACAGAACAACCACAAGAGCCACAGCCTGTAGCAGCTGTGGAGATTAAGACAGAAGTTATGTGGGATCAGCATGACATGGATAGTCAGATTTGGCAGCCGGAAAATGACCACACATGGCAACAAGATGATCATATGAAGCAAGCTGAGAACAGTGAGGCATGGCAGACTGGGAATGACCATACATGGCAAGCAGATGAACAGATCAGCAACACCTGCTCATATGAGGATGCAAGAGCAAGATTACTTGCAGAAGAGGAGATAACTCTGTCCAAAGGCAATACAAGGGAAAGGCCAGCCGAAGAGGCAACAACCAGTACTGTTCAAAATCGCTTGGAAGATCCTCGACCATCAAGAGGTGCACGGTGGTGGTGTCGGGCCTGTGGGCAGGCTTTTAACAGCCTTGGGGCACTACATCGCCATAAGCAGCAGAATCATCCAGGTATGCTCCGAGTCGCTTCCAGGACCCCAAAGGTGGAATCTTTGAAGGAAACTACAGGAGATGCAGGCTTGGCATGTGAAGAGGAAGAGTGTCAGTCGAGCTTGAAGTGTATAGTGTGTGGACTGAATGTTGAAGGGAAGAAGAATTTGAAGAAACACATGGAGGCAGAACATGAAGGCTCTGTTGTCATTCTGGAGGGTGACGGTTGCGGAGGCATCATTAACCATCGCCTCAACCTCACTGCCGCCCCAGAGGGCGACGGTGATAGTGAGGAGAGACAGCAAGTCGTAAGTCAgaaccttgggcaaggaaaaagtAAGAGCAAGATGAGCTGCCGTGCATGTGGTGCCGCATTCAGCAACCTAGTCACCCTAGCTAAGCATCAACATGAACACCATAAGGAGATggtggacgaagggggggggCCTGTAGGCAGTGTGGGCATAATGATGTTGGAGTGTGAAGTGTGTGAGCGAAGGATGCATGGCTTGTCAGCGCTGCGACTGCACATGACCAAGGTGCATCATTGGCCACACAAGACAGGCCGGCAGCACCGTTGCAAATTATGCCTATATCAATGTCGGACACGCAGACAGCTGGAGAACCACATGCGTATCAAGCATGGCATGGATATTATGCCACATGTGGAATGTAAATTGTGTGGGAAGAGCTACACAGCAGGCTACCTCAATAGACATGTAGCCAACATGCACGAGAACAAGAAGGGGTTCGCCTGCGAGTTTTGTGGCATGAAATTTAATGACAATTCCAGCCTGAAGAGCCATATTTACTTCGAGCATGCCAACAACAGGTGGAAGTGTGAACCATGCAAGCTAGCCTTCCAGAAGTATCACCAGCTACGGCAGCATAATTACTATGTGCATAGCACGAAGGTCCACACATGTAACTTCTGTGGCAAGACTTACAAGCGCAAGAGTGACCACACTGAACACATCAAGCGGAAACACATGGAGAAG GTACCGACGCAGTGCCCTAAGTGTCCGAACTCGTACCTCGACCGAAAGAAGTTGCGGACACACCTGATGAGGAAGCACGGCGTCCCGTGGGAAGACACGATCTCGAGGAGGTTCGCGCGCATCCAGCAGGAGAGCAACTGCCTGAGAGCGAGACCCGGTGTCATCCACCCTGACTCCTCTTCAGTCATATCTAAAAACAGCAAGAACCTCAGAATTCTGACTCAAGAGAACCCGGAGGCGCAGCAGCAGGGCGACGCGGCAGATCCAAGCGACGGCATCCACCACTACTCCCACgaagaggacggggagggaggacgaggtggaggcggaggaggggaggagagagcgggggtggaggtggtggaggcagTGGGAAGCAGCCACGTGGAGGCCCTGGCGGAGGAAGCAGGATACAATATCGTGGAGGTGACGGAGGCCCCGGGGGACCTCCATGCCATGGGGGACATCAGCTACATCATCCTCCAAGCCGGAGAGCACTAG